The stretch of DNA ggtacagataaatagtGACTGGCAATGCAGTTTTTAagcaaatgcttgtttacaatttgttattttttctattcctgtttgttttcactaaattgtttggtatttggatggcttgtttttagtacattttaggattgcttagcggttttatatatttaattgttttgttgttaGCTGTATAATTTCTTTCattaatttgttggctagtggtttaatttCTTTAATTGGTTTGttgaataggtgtttatttaattgtattcttatgttttggaataacataattttaattcttttgctgttttggtgattgATTTTATCGATGTGTACTTTCGGCTTTtaagttcttttattgttggggtgttcaGGTgtttgtatacttttattattgtgtatgttTGGCCTTAATGATTATTATTAGGttaaccattgactgctataatggcttatcatgcccattatcagtggttgacaaatcaccaaaaaatctactcgccacacaaaaaaatctactcgccacctagtaccaaacgtgtgctgcttgggccaatatttactcgcccgggggttaaatccacttgcccggggcgagcaaatgtataggtttgtcgaacactgcccattattatatgggaatgatgtaccactgtgccaatcaatggttaGAGGCGGGGtatagtggcccttgggtgggtggttaggcctcccgtgtgggtagcgggggacaggGGCTAACCCTTTAGTTACTATAGTCGTTATTAATCGCTaactcttgctgccaacggaggacatggacctgcattatgttgacgaggacgcccttcagaatggcaggggtaagtagaaagttgtaattactttatttatgctgactggctaatgtttgattttgaatgggcaaattagctattatccatatctggatcatAGTAATTTTGTCAGACAAAACAAGAAACATAAAACTATTAAGGGCACTCAGCTAATAACGTAAAGATAACTATATTAAAATATAGTTTCATATCAACCAAGATAATAAAAGAATGGGTTTAAAACAACTTAGATGCAACCGTGATCCTAGTGAAAGTCCATACAGAGTGACCTTCCTCCTCCTACACCCCCCACTCAAGCTGTTGGTGACTACCATTTAATGAACCCCTCTGGCAGTTCTGATTATGAACTCATGTGGGGACATAATggttaaatactgtatataggtaCTATTGTATACACAACCAAAGCCGGTGTTTTTTCAGTTATTACTTCCTAATTTGGATGCCACTCTGGTTGTTTAAAGACTACTATTGTAATACTCTGCTTTATACTGTACAAGCTGCCATTCATACACTGTTACTAGCGTATAAGTCACTCTATACAGAGTTATACAACTGGAAAATACTTGGCGCATAAACTTTTCAAATTAAGATAATACAATTATGGGCATATATCGGTATACTGTGGTTTCTGAGAACAAAGCATAGGAATActtggataaaaaaaaataacaatttattaaaatacacagTAATTATAGACAATATTAGTCAACTAAACCTGAaccttgattaagcttaatcaatatTGTGGATTGAAATGATTATCCAGACTGTTGTCCAGATAGACCTAACTAAACACTGTatcaaaaaacaaacatataataaaaaatgaaaaaaatagatTGTCATCCAATATTGTTGGTAATTTTCTTCCCAATTATTTGGGGGTGTAGTCCTTATATACTATAATTGATGGAATATTGTACACTTCCAAAAGATCTTGGatccagtgtacatctgcgttgccccaaggGTGGACAGCCTGATGAggctccccaagaactgctctcctctgcacaggaccagcgtgctaagggttaacatgtgcttgtactttgtggaacgtcaagcccacccactggaatgttattAACCCAGTGTACACCTGCGttaccccaaaggcggacagcctttggcgcaaccgaagggcagccaaagggtgtgagccgtttgctgccgttcgctgatgttcggtgatgttaaagctgctctatttcaatctgaaactcataagCCAACAAGGAATGTAACTGTTTTCAAAGCACCGTACTACAGATCCCCCGACTCTGaaaagtttaaatctcccatcCAACTAATGTACGATGCAGAATTGCTCTAGTTAGCCCAATTGTCACAATACCACACACTATTTTTGAATAACATTGGGTGCCTCAACGTAGGAATATTTTGCTATTTCTGTCTGTAGCATAGAAAAGTTTACTCACCATGGTTGCTCTTGGCAGACTTCACTGGGTTGTAAAGGTTTTTTGGTGGACGTGATGGCCCATTATCATGTGATCCTGAACTCAGAGTTGTGCTATTGTTCCTTTCTGTTTGGTTCCCTGGAACAGACTGGTGTCTGAGAATGTCCACAAGAGCTCTGAAAAAATGACAGCAACAAACATAGCAAACTCACACAATACAAATGACTGCAATGAGATAATCACACTCCAAAGGCTACGGGATAAAGAGTAGATTTGCTAAAAAGCATCGGCAGTTTGCATCATGGCATTAACCCATGACAACATGGGCATTTATTACCGCAGGATTCGCAAAAGCTAATATACTGTAGGCCCAAAtctacaaagctctgttaagtcacttaATGTTGTGTTAACCTAACTTGTCAAGTTAAGACTAACATTTTGCCAACATAACTATAACAGCCGTTAGTGATGAATGACATACGTTATACCGATATTTAgcattactcacatccagactcaGAAATAGGGctttttcagggtctggatgtgtaTAACACAACATTTAAGTATGATTTAACAGCTTTTTTTCTGACATTATTtccctctgctctctttctcaaTTTGAGTtaaagacctatttcagggtTTGGGCTGGAGTAACGCTAAGGCATACTTAACATCCCGTTATTGGCACATAACGGaacattatgctacaataacatGACATTAAGCCTATGCTGAAGCAACGTAgaacgttgtttttgcatatagttAGCTTTGATTAGCGTTAGTTCCTGTTTTAGGTCACGTTATGAGCCCCGATTTCTCAGAGCTTTACGGATCTAGcctatagtattattattattctcctGAACAtaagtattctttttttttaaatatgtaaaaaaaaaaagatatgataATATGCTACACATGAGCTATATCATTTAAATAACACTGGGGGGAAATGCTATGCTACTCTATCCAAATGAGGTGTTTTCTGACCATATAAAGCACAAACGTCTAGCTGCACTTGTCCTGGAGAAGTGTAAATTTACCTTGTAAAGGACCAACATTGTCATGAATTGAATGTACACAGATCATTCAAAACATCACAGCTTTCTTCTTCGTGTGTACCATCAAGCTCTGTAGCCATGAAGAATAGACCTGTATATACACTACTGCATTTATGATTAACTCCATTGCATCTTGACCACTTAAAAAAATGACATCAGTTACAGAGGAAATGCTACTTCCTGAAATCCTCGGACAATGACCACTGCCTTTTAATGAGAAATGAAGAGATAGGAAAACACTGGGTAGGCCCATCAGCAATACAATGGTTCAACATTTTTCTTAGTTtaagtcaggggtgctcaactccagtcctcaagtccccccaacaggtcaggttttcaggatatctctgcttccgcacaggtggcttaatcagtcccagcttctgcacaggtggctcagtctttgtctgagcctctgattgagccacctgtgctgaagctgtgatatcctgaaaacctgacctgttgggggagcttgagtactggagttgagcagccctggTTTAAGTGTTAAAACGACAACAAAAAGAAGCTGCTGTATGATTGGCGTGCATGTTTCCCTTTATTATGCAACACGTGTGTTTTTAAGCCTATGGGGCATATCCCAAATCGGCACTAGGGCACTTTATTTAAAATCCTTTCTGAACATTTGCAATtgcaaatgagagagagagagagaatggttaATTTGACATGATTTCCCACGATTATACCATCCGATTTAACCACACTGCTGCTGTGATTGCACGGTGTAGGAAAGGGGGAGATAAGTAATGGATAAGGGCAGTAAAATCCACCCCAAACTTCAGGTCGCAACTCGGGTCACTTTTTGCGAGTGTATACTGGAGATATTTATAAACAAGACCTGTACTTTTCGGGTGGGATTCATTATAGAGGTTTTGCATCACTTTGTTTATTCACCATAATccttttgtgtttgttttgcagccaATAACCACTCTCAACTTCACAACTCACATTTAATAACCAAGCTTGAATTGATACTATAAATTGGGATGTTTATGTACGTTGTATGGTTCTGTATTGTCATCCATATTGTGCTATACGAACTGTATAATGAATGCAGCAGCAGTAAATAATTTCATGTTTGAAtggacaccaaaaaaaaaaaaatggtgttgtGCTGACTTTTCTGCTATAACCCAGGTTTAATGTCTGTAATCTAAGTATTACCTGACAAGTATTAATGAATGAAGCAGGTTTGGGTGGGAGAGATGTACATATGCTCATGTGCTTACGGTACCGTGTCACGTGGTGAGTTTTTGTCAAagctatttaaataaatgtatcggtttttattttatttaaaaatgcatCCGTTTTAATCTGACAAACAATTATTTCACTTCTCTCCTACATAGTAGTGCaccttttaaagaggcaatccaagcgttttttccatcttttttttaaaatgcaaggggtcaccagagctgaaccccattcatttcagttcccagggaccccctacttctggagatacTAACCTCcttaggccttgattataccagatgccggcGGACGGCAGCGCGATCTGGTGACGTTACCCTCAtgctgccgccgagcggcatctcGAACATACAGGAGATAAGAGAcgcagaggagacagggaggtgtggccgtgagtggttcgccctcattggctgaaccgctcgagtgacgcggccgtcgcctcCAGAGAAcaaattcctctgtctcctccccagtcgtccgccctgcagctccaggcgTATCGCACGCTGCTACAGCTatgtttactttaaaaaaaaatttcggCCGCCGGCGTTTttaggtataatcacggccttagtgggtgccggtagccgctccttGGTTTacattatggctgcttttcaaagcgcCCGGGCCCTGGGGGGCAATAGGAAGCCGGGACATCACCCggtgcggcttcttattggcccatgtgacacaggagctttaacctgcagagagataccggcaaccccgtagggatctctggaagcaggggttccccagagctgagattaacggggttcagctccggagaccccttgcttcaatcctctattaaaacatttaaaaaaaaaaaaaataacggcTTGCATTGCTCTTTTAAATTCATAAACTTGTATGATAACAAATTTTTTTCGCCGGGACATGAGAAATAACACTGAAACAATATCTTCAATAAAATTGGATTTGTATTCTACTGCTACAGTCTGGAGTGCGTTATAAGTTTATATGGTTATGCTAGCAGCCAGCAGCATCTGCTAATGACAACACCCAGCTTTTCTGTCAAAATGGAGTCTTGGAGCACTCAATGAGAGTAAGGTGTGTAACACTTGCACCAACTATTTCCTTTGAACTTAGACACAGTGGGATGTCCGTTGTCACGCCAGCTTTATGTGACATGTCTCTTTATGTTAGTGTTCTCCAACACTGGACCTGAAGTGCCAAAACACAACACGTAATCCTTGTATGGCACAAATATGTATGGTTAGTATTAATTACATTTGAAGGGGGAGATAAATACAGTTATTCTAAAATACTTCTTTAAATGTTTAATTTCCCCATACTAATGTCTTTGATGTTAAGTTATTAAGTTAACCCTTTTCATGTCAGAAAATAATGCAACGCATGGAAAACCACGTTTTTGCAGATGTTGCCTTTCTATGCTCTCCACGGTTAATGTATTTTAAAGTATAAAACATGGCTGCCatttaggaatttattaaattagTATTATGTGATTTATGAGGAAGTGACAAAgattcagctttttttttttttaaaacagtatTTCAGTTATATTTTTAATCAAATAAAAAACTTGCCTTTGGATTGACACGAGTCCCTGTTCACTGACAACCTGGGATAGAACATTATGACCACTGCTTGGAATGTATCACTTTATTCTGAATAAACCATATTCCATGGGTACTAAACTGGATGTTTAAACCAGGGTTTAAATTTgccaacatttatttataaaaggctatcaaaaataaatagcttgtgtactttctatttaaagtaaaTAATAGACTGACAAAAGCTCTCTCTTGTAACCTGTATATGCTACCCAAACGACTCATTAACTGCAAGCCATCTCATTAAATAAACTCATTTCTTATAACCTTATTTCTACCTCATCCTTACTAGACGTTTCTGTAAACAACTCCACCCTAGTTCTCAAGGACACAAACAGACCAGGTATTCCATATCACTTTAGCTCCGCTTGACACGTAATTGGAACTAAAGTTTGCAATTCTGATGTAATAGCCTGTTCTGTGTGTAACCCTTGAGAAATCAACAACAACTCTGGCTTGCTCTTTTTCAGCCTACTTAGCTCACCTGGGTACATTAATCTCTCTCCCCCGTGGGCGCCGGGAGGCCTTGTTGAAGGCAATCTTGGCTCCGATGCCCACGGCTAGGGTGAAGCTAATGACACCACAGATGACGTAGACGGTGCTATTGTTCTGGTCTGTATGCATTCCATTATCGTTCGGCTTGCCATTAGCGCTGATGGTACTGGACTGGGGCGTGTGTGCCCACACTGGGGTGTTATAGTTGCTACAGCTCTCTTGGTCTAAACGCTTGTGGTGATGCTCACAACAGAAGCGGTAGTGGCATGTGCCACAGCAGTAGCGGAATGTGCCCGTGGTACAGTTAAAAGTGGTGTCATACTGCCCCATCACATCATAGTATCCATGGCACATGTCTGGCAGAAACTGGCTCTTCCCTGAAGAGGCGTTCTGAGGAGCCGGGGCCCGCCTAATGTGCGCAAGCAGCATTGGCAGCACCTGTGTCTGGTTGGCCTGCCTTAGGCCATGCACAGCACCAACACTGAGCGCTGAGCGCACACTGAGAGCATCTAGAGTGACACTGAGTAACACTGTCAACAGATGATACATGGCAGTCAAGGACTATGGCAATCTGCGGCAGTAACAAATATAGATTCCTTTCTGATGTATGGAAGAAGTGCGGGTTTGTCTGTTGTCGTCGTTTGGTTTTCCGGGCTTTGGTCAGCTCCAAGAGTCTGCTCTCTTTCAAAGAGGACTATTGAAGGTATATATATCCCTCACTTTCCTCTTCAATTTTGCTTTATTTATCTCTATAAAAAGTCGTCTTCATTAAAAAAAGTTGTCTTCAAACAAAACCTAAAACAGGAAGAAAAAAAGAGTGAAATTAACAACCACCTCTAATTTGCATAATCCTCTTTTTCTGTCAGTATTTTCTGACCATGTCCTCTATTTCAAGCCTCTTTTCTGATTGTAAATCCATAGGCTTTTGCAAATTTGTACAAATCTGAAGATTTAGCATCTTTACTGGTATCACATATCTTCCTTATTATGCCACCTTTCCTAACTGGTCCATGATGGGAATGGAGTGCACGTTCCATTTGATTACATTACCATggggttagagcaggggtgggccactccagtccaagggccaccaacaggtcaggttttcagaatatccctgcctcagcacacatgggtcaggttttcaggatatacctgcttcagcacatgtggctcaatcagtggctcagtcaactgagccactgattgagccacctgtgcctgaagcagggataacctgaaaacctgacctgttggtggctcttgaggactggagtggcccacCCCTGGGCTAGAGCAAACACGTTTGAAAATCACCGTCCTCCTTTGAGTGCCATACTGTCAAACATTTGCAAGcaaataaaaatgatttaaaatactcACCTGCATTTTCAATACTTCAATATCCAATACTTCATCCTCTTAGTGTTATTAGTTCAACATATATTTCTTCataatgtttaatatatatatatttatttttacattttacagtggagataaaagaaaaacaagaggggATAGAGGTGGGGAATGAACAGAAATGAAAaataggggagagggggggaaatccatCACATACATTACACACTGTACATCAAGTCTCAAGCATTTGTAGTACAGACAAGTAAAGTGTCTATCAGATCTGCAATGAATTGGTTACATTTTCTTCACCACTGACCACTCATTATCACATAATTACCCCAGCATGGCACTGCACCTTTAAGTAACATAAGTTGTGCAAATCACCCACTCCCCAGCTATGGCATTAGTAGTAAATGTATACATTGAAGGTACAAAATATCTTTAAGGaaaaaatgagagagagacacacacacacacacacacacacacacacacacacacacacacacacacacacacacacacacacacacacacacacacacacacacacacacacacacaataataatactCTACGATACTATAGGTGACCTATAAAAGTTTGCTGTTGATCTTAAAAGACATAGAAGAGCTTTACAAATTCTCTTTAAATAGCATCAGTATCCACAGTCTTTATAATTTGGCTCTTCTTAGCTTCCATTTGGACTGAAGCCACTTTATGTTCCATCCAAGATtacccccaatcacacacacaaacacactgtgcaCCTTGCAGCTGGGCTCATTACCATATTCATGAGGTGAGTTGGACAGACTTTTGCTGCGACAAGATGATATACACCACAGGGAGAGGCAATTTGCCCTTGTCAAAGATTGCCAGGTGCTACGCTTCATTAATTGCTTATTATTGCCCAGTTCAAACCATTTGTAATGGATGCAACCCACCCTTTGTCCTCTGTCTGTTAAATTCAGAATGGACACTGACTACCTCTGTTTCTCAGAAGGACCAACGCAGAATGCAAAAATCATTGCTACAATCCCAGAATAGAGGTTTATTCACTGCAAGTCAAGATACAAATACATGAATCACTTCACTGCCCTGCGGTGAGGGGATTATATGCCAGCATCCTCAGAATGCCTATTTACAGTGGGTGGGTCTCTCCCTTTCTATCTCCCACCACCccccttatttcagggtctgggtgaGAGTAACCccacctttaggtatgacctaactaGCGTCAGCTTAAATGTAACAGACCTTTGTGTATACCATTAGCATTAACGCTCATTCTAGTTACAGCAATGCTATCAACCTGCCGTTGGTGAGCTTTGTACAGTAGATACATGTTAATGCATAACGAGGCGTTAACTTAGGTTAGTGCCTTGATAAGTCAATAACAGACATCTTGGGATCTGGGCCCTAGTTTCTCAGTACAAAGCATGTGACCCCACAAGGGTTAAAAAGAGTTCCCTAATAGTTGCACTCATCCAAATAATGTAACATCAAATAAAGCTAGACCTATTGGTCTCCAAGTACAGTAATTCTGTATATAGGTGTAAATCACCTAGGCTATATAACTGGTATACTGGTATCAATAACCATAAGAGTACACACTAATCATAGCAAAAACAGCTTCTAgggataaaaacaaaaataataaaactttattaacacataGTAGTAACAcgttgtagtaaaccatgtgacagcttcaattttttttaaagatgtgatGTCACTCCCTttcaaatgacgtcacatcctttgaaAAGAAATGGAcgatgtcacatggtactacaaacaatcagattggggatataccatgtgatgcttcacatggtatatctcccaatccgattggtgggaGTAACAtgttggcagccattttggttttggtgacgtcatcttaaagggagggaagcagagCCTTCCTGATtgactggcttccctcccttttgatgacgtcacatcctttcaacaacaacaaaaaactgtcacatggtacaccatccaatcggattggaggtgTATCATTTGACacgcaaatgtgacgtcacaggccttatataaggcctgatAGCAAAAAGAAATAGGGTTGGCGCAGATCCCAGACCATCCAGTATTCAAAAAGTCCCTCCTGCAGCTCCAATCTTTCTCCCGTGATCAAAAACGGGGCCAACTAGAACACATACATAAAAGAGAGcgcaaaaaaaggggggttgtaatttttaaatttgtttttagAAAGGCGACAAATCTTAAGAGCCTTTTTGCACCTAGTGCACTTAAGAAACCCACTCCAACGGCAGGTGTTTGGAATTTTTTAAGTAAACCAATTGGTAACTACACCTGTGGGACATGTGTAATGTGCAAATACATGGTAAAGAACAAGGTAGTGGTAGATCAGATGACGGGTCAAGAACGGAAATAtgatcatgtatgtatgtctatgtcTATTGTAGTTTGTTTTGAATGCCACCTTAAGCACATAGCACCTGAGAACTTTAATTACCTAGATTGGAGGGTAACCAATAGTGTGGGACTGTGGGGTATATCTTACAGACCTTTGCAACCAGTGATTACATTCCCTGACGAAGAGTAGTGTACTCAAAACGCGTAGAAACTGGTTACTTTGGTACCACGTGGAACGTTGTGATGTCAGACGCCAGCGTTGGTTCCCTGCTTTGCCTGTTTGTGTATGGAGGTTGTTTGGAGCTCGGCAGCCACCATACCTATATTCTGCACAGCAGTTCCTTCTGTGGTCTCGGCGTGCCAGGACATTTATTATCCAGCGGGACTGCTTGTTTTTTCATCTGACGGGTTGGCGGGCAGGGACATCGTGGACAGCATGGTACCATCTTATTATTTGTAATGTAAGTGAATGTATTGTTCGTAATTTACATAATGTGTTATTTAAAAGTTACAACCCCTTCTTTTTTGCGCTCtcatataaggcctgtcccgtctcatttgaccTCAAGAAGACGACGGGACTACATCCGCCAATGGATTGGATTACAATTAAAGAAGAGAAGTctcaagaaagaagaaaagaagaagttACCTGAAGCTGAGGAGCATTGTGTCGCGTATCGAGAGCTTTCTGATGCATTCAGAATCGGAGGGTGAACTCatcaaaaggtaagaaaaatattgattgtatgttatttttgtttttcaggtattttttattgtattttatcatttttatttattttttgttgcccattgactgccaatatgATTATCAGTGtcaagcaatgcatttgtttttggcaaatacttgtttttatttaattgttatgtttttttattgattgctttttttaattctggtggtttttttggtgtttttattgttgtttatttttggtgattggtttatttaattgttgtgtttcttttggtgattggtttgattaattttgtatttttggtgggggttttttttttttactttgcccattgactgtcataatggcaaatcatgcccatattatatgggcatgatgtaccattgtgacaatcaatgggtagagggtgggggtagttgccccaggtgggtggttaggcctcctgggtgggaagCGGTggtggggggttaaccccttaattactacagtGGTTAAtaatcactaaggtgattaaggggttaggggccattagtttgtatttctTATTGTAATcttcctgccaatggaggacaagggCGTGGAGGAAGACAAGGATGTCCGTCATCCTGGCAGGGGCACTGTAAgcgcaactttaatttactttatgctggctgtttttatttttaatgggcaaatgcactattatccatatcttgagGGTATTGTATTCATCTGGGggttgtatttacagtatgcatTGCACTGTAATTTTTTTGGGGGAATGGGGAAAAGCGCTattagtagggtgaccagattttcaaatgtaaaaaccgggacacactaaaaaatatttagaaaacaaattaAATCAAACAGCGCCCTAAccttttttgcttttttccctcaccccccatccctccaccatcctctccatccctctccccatcctctctcctccctctccccctcatcctctctcctcctccctctctccatcttctctcttcctccctctccccatccgctctctcctccctctcccccatcctctctcgtcCCGCTCCGTCATCCTCTctcgcctccctcctcctctctcccctgccccatcctatctccccccactccctccccatcctctcaatCCCCACTCCCGCCccatcttctctccccccactccctccccgtcctctctccccacactatctccccatcctctctccccacactccctccccatcctctctcccaagCCCTCTCCATCGTCTCTCCCCttcgctccctcctctccccccactcccttccatcctccctccccttctccaaaATCTCTCCTGCACTCcctccccatcatctctcccccccactccctctccatatcccccctctccatcctctctcctcccctttccccccatatatacacacaaacactacaccatatacacacataccaaacatgcaGCATTAGTttaacacagcggtgcgcaaactggggggcgagcTCACCAGGGGTGGAGCGAGATTGTCTGCgtggggcgcggggtttacagaggccctatgcgcttcccgaaggcacttaaatttaGTGCCAGGGTGCAGCGAAGGCCTCTATAAACCTCACTTtctttggctccggcggcttcttacacgcattgccatggcaacgcagcggcaAATGACACCGCGAGGTCatgcgacgtcacgttgctatggcaatgtgacgtcatgacgccgccagagcaaaggtaagaggggggggggcagcgtgcATTACAAATatacacagcagcacacacacacttaccaactctcagacacacacacacacacacacacttaccaacacagacacacacacttaccaacatagatacatacacacagaaccgGGAGATCTAGAGAGGATCAGGAGTGCTCTGCTGCGCCACCTGCTGCCTAGAAGACAGacagccctgctctcctcctcctccctcctgctgCCCACAGCCGTTCCAAT from Ascaphus truei isolate aAscTru1 chromosome 6, aAscTru1.hap1, whole genome shotgun sequence encodes:
- the SHISA7 gene encoding protein shisa-7 isoform X4 — its product is MYHLLTVLLSVTLDALSVRSALSVGAVHGLRQANQTQVLPMLLAHIRRAPAPQNASSGKSQFLPDMCHGYYDVMGQYDTTFNCTTGTFRYCCGTCHYRFCCEHHHKRLDQESCSNYNTPVWAHTPQSSTISANGKPNDNGMHTDQNNSTVYVICGVISFTLAVGIGAKIAFNKASRRPRGREINVPRALVDILRHQSVPGNQTERNNSTTLSSGSHDNGPSRPPKNLYNPVKSAKSNHEDMDLKYGDKDAIHDGRDNMHHNFIHLTVNSPKHSATLAEKDMDDFYLKRKHLAELTRGTLPLHVMKMNYDRDGYLEKSQTPRRVMSQEHILSDNHYPAHHDYTIPRDRLISQERLLSRDMLHSQEHLLSPERIHHRGPTPFHDIRLGHQKAVSHTNVCASTPMFDRHHMIKMNSHPTSSNSPNTTWDMGNHTANRRQAFAAKRQNTIEQLQFIPGHHPSQHLRTGSKNEVTV
- the SHISA7 gene encoding protein shisa-7 isoform X5, with amino-acid sequence MYHLLTVLLSVTLDALSVRSALSVGAVHGLRQANQTQVLPMLLAHIRRAPAPQNASSGKSQFLPDMCHGYYDVMGQYDTTFNCTTGTFRYCCGTCHYRFCCEHHHKRLDQESCSNYNTPVWAHTPQSSTISANGKPNDNGMHTDQNNSTVYVICGVISFTLAVGIGAKIAFNKASRRPRGREINVPRALVDILRHQSVPGNQTERNNSTTLSSGSHDNGPSRPPKNLYNPVKSAKSNHDNMHHNFIHLTVNSPKHSATLAEKDMDDFYLKRKHLAELTRGTLPLHVMKMNYDRDGYLEKSQTPRRVMSQEHILSDNHYPAHHDYTIPRDRLISQERLLSRDMLHSQEHLLSPERIHHRGPTPFHDIRLGHQKAVSHTNVCASTPMFDRHHMIKMNSHPTSSNSPNTTWDMGNHTANRRQAFAAKRQNTIEQLQFIPGHHPSQHLRTGSKNEVTV